ATGTGTAAATCCCCACTATTGCTTACTTCAAAAAGATGGCAATAGCAGGGATTGGGTAAGTTTATTTAAGAATGTTGTGCACCAACCATTGAACAGTTCTTTTAGCCGATAGCCGGACCTCCGCGTTCTTCCGTGCGGATACGGATACATTCGGCCAGATCGAGGACAAAGATCTTGCCGTCGCCTACTTCACCTGTTTGAGCGCCCTTAATAATTGCTTTGATCGTTGGCTCGACAAAATTCTCGTTTACCGCTATCTCAAGGCGTATCTTCCTCAAAAGATTACCCATCTCTCTTGCGCCACGGTAAACTTCTGTAACACCCATCTGCCTGCCGTGACCTAAGACTTCATTTACTGTCATAAGGTTTACGTCAGCCTTGTAAAGTTCTTCCTTTACTGATTCCAACCTGTCC
The nucleotide sequence above comes from Pseudomonadota bacterium. Encoded proteins:
- a CDS encoding P-II family nitrogen regulator — translated: MKLIIAIIKPDRLESVKEELYKADVNLMTVNEVLGHGRQMGVTEVYRGAREMGNLLRKIRLEIAVNENFVEPTIKAIIKGAQTGEVGDGKIFVLDLAECIRIRTEERGGPAIG